The following are from one region of the Theropithecus gelada isolate Dixy chromosome 6, Tgel_1.0, whole genome shotgun sequence genome:
- the ZFP2 gene encoding zinc finger protein 2 homolog has translation MDWETRLETKAPTLKPNITEDLCHGVLMEREGVWHSTVGETWEPNKWLEGQQDSHLSQVAVTPKKTFTERRVCGGNEFERCSSQDSIIDTQQSIPMVKRPHNCNSHGEDATQNSELVKTQRMLVGKKIYECNQCSKTFSQSSSLLKHQRIHTGEKPFKCNVCGKHFIERSSLNVHQRIHTGEKPYKCNECGKAFSQSMNLTVHQRTHTGEKPYQCKECGKAFHKNSSLTQHERIHTGEKPYRCNECGKAFTQSMNLTVHQRTHTGEKPYECNECGKAFSQSMHLIVHQRSHTGEKPYECSQCGKAFSKSSTLTLHQRNHTGEKPYKCNKCGKSFSQSTYLIEHQRLHSGVKPFECNQCGKAFSKNSSLTQHRRIHTGEKPYECVVCGKHFTGRSSLTVHQVIHTGEKPYECNECGKAFSQSAYLIEHQRIHTGEKPYECDQCGKAFIKNSSLTVHQRTHTGEKPYQCNECGKAFSRSTNLTRHQRTHT, from the exons ATGG actgggAGACAAGACTTGAAACCAAAGCGCCAACTCTGAAGCCCAATATTACTGAAGATTTATGCCATGGGGTACTAATGGAAAGGGAAGGTGTCTGGCATTCTACTGTAGGGGAAACCTGGGAACCTAATAAATGGTTAGAGGGACAACAGGATAGTCATCTGAGCCAAGTGGCAGTTACCCCTAAGAAAACCTTCACCGAGAGGAGAGTATGTGGAGGTAATGAATTTGAAAGATGTTCCAGTCAGGATTCAATTATTGATACACAACAAAGCATTCCTATGGTAAAAAGGCCCCATAACTGTAATTCACATGGAGAAGATGCCACGCAAAATTCTGAGTTAGTTAAAACTCAAAGAATGTTGGTAGGAAAGAAGATCTATGAATGTAATCAGTGCAGCAAAACCTTCAGCCAGAGCTCATCCCTTCTTAAGCACCAGAGGATTCATACTGGGGAGAAACCCTTTAAGTGTAATGTATGTGGGAAACACTTCATTGAACGCTCCTCCCTTAATGTCCAccaaagaattcatactggagagaaaccctataaatgtaatgaatgtgggaaagcctttagtCAGAGCATGAATCTTACTGTCCATCAgcgaactcacactggagagaaaccgtaTCAGTGTAAAGAGTGTGGCAAAGCCTTCCATAAGAATTCATCTCTTACTCAACACGAAAggattcatactggagagaaaccctacagatgtaatgaatgtgggaaagctttcaCCCAAAGCATGAATTTGACAGTCCATCAGAGAACTCATacaggagaaaaaccctatgaatgtaatgaatgtggaaaagccttcagtCAAAGCATGCATCTTATTGTCCATCAGAGAAgccatactggagaaaaaccctatgagtGTAGTCAGTGTGGAAAAGCCTTTAGTAAGAGCTCAACTCTTACCCTACATCAGCGAAatcacactggagaaaaaccctacaaatgtaaCAAATGCGGGAAATCCTTTAGCCAAAGTACATATCTTATAGAACATCAGAGGCTTCATTCTGGAGTAAAACCTTTTGAATGTAATCAGTGTGGAAAAGCTTTCAGTAAGAATTCATCTCTAACTCAACATcggagaattcacactggagagaaaccttatgagTGTGTGGTATGTGGAAAACATTTCACTGGACGATCATCCCTTACTGTGCATCAGGttattcacactggagagaaaccttatgagTGCAATGAATGTGGAAAGGCATTCAGCCAGAGTGCTTACCTTATTGAACatcaaagaattcatactggtgagaaaccctatgaatgtgaTCAGTGTGGAAAAGCCTTCATTAAGAATTCATCCCTTACAGTGCATCAGAGaactcatacaggagagaaaccctatcaGTGTAATGAATGCGGAAAAGCCTTCAGCCGGAGTACAAACCTTACTCGACATCAGAGAACTCATACGTGA